A window of Acetonema longum DSM 6540 contains these coding sequences:
- the hgcB gene encoding mercury methylation ferredoxin HgcB: MRHKYLKNVVTLVLNADKCIGCGMCLNVCPHNVFGLNSGKAWISDRDRCMECGACAQNCPVEALAVKVGVGCAAAIIQGKLKGTAPCCGGAEGNKSSCCG; this comes from the coding sequence ATAAGACATAAATATTTGAAAAACGTTGTGACCCTAGTGCTGAATGCGGATAAGTGCATCGGGTGCGGAATGTGTTTGAACGTATGTCCCCATAATGTCTTTGGACTGAATTCGGGGAAGGCGTGGATCAGCGACCGGGACCGGTGTATGGAATGTGGAGCTTGCGCTCAAAATTGTCCTGTTGAAGCACTTGCGGTTAAGGTTGGGGTTGGTTGTGCCGCAGCCATTATACAAGGAAAGTTAAAGGGAACAGCTCCTTGTTGTGGCGGTGCGGAAGGAAATAAATCGTCTTGCTGTGGCTAA